The nucleotide window GGATACGGCTTTTACCTGGCCTATGGCAGCCCGATGGCGCTTTTTTTAGCCGTCGCATTCGCGTTTGCTACCAGCATAGGCAGCTACTATTACTCGGATAAGATCGTAATCGCCTCCACGCGCGCCATGGAGGCCACTAAGGAAGAGTTTCCACACTATGTGAATGTGGTCGAGGGACTGGCCTTGGCGGCCGGCCTTCCCGTTCCCAAGACATATGTTATGGATGATCCGGCTCCCAATGCGTTTGCCACAGGCAGAGACCCAGAGCACGGCGTTATCTGCGTCACGACAGGCCTGCTTAACACTATGGACCGTGTCGAGCTCGAAGGCGTGCTCGCACACGAGATGTCGCATATCAAGAACTACGACATTCGGTTCATGGCTCTGGTGGCTGTGCTGGTCGGGGCCGTCGCGATGATGGCGCACTGGTTCTGGTGGACCGGTCGGTTCGGCTTTGGCAGCAGGGACCGTGATGACGAGGGCGGCCAGGCTCAGATCATTTTCTACTTCATAGGTATTCTTCTGGCTATTCTGGCTCCAATAGCGGCGGCGCTTGTCCAGGCAATGATCTCGCGGCGCAGAGAGTATCTGGCCGATGCCAGCGGCGCTATGCTTACCCGATATCCCGACGGCCTGGCTAGCGCGCTCGAAAAGATAGCCAATGACCCTAATGTGCTTGGAGCAGCAAACAAAGCCACTGCGCATCTGTTCATCGCTAACCCGTTCAAAGGCATCGGGAGCCTGTTTAGTTTCGACACCCACCCGCCTATTGAGGACAGAATAGCGCGGCTGCGGGCGATGTGATGTGGTAGTGATGCTGTCCAAGAAATGCAACAGGGAGGATGAAATGGAACGTATAAAGCATCTCAATGATCTGATTGAATTCCCCAGCGAAGGCATATTAAGCAAGACCATACATGAGAGCACATCCGGCGAGGCTGATCTGTTCATGCTCCCTAAAGGCGGGAAAATATCCGGCCATACTTCCTCTCGGGATGCAGCGGTTATGATCCTGAAGGGCGAAGGCGAGTTTATGCTTGGAGAAGAGTGGCACAGCGTTAATGCCGGTGACTGGTTTTTCATGGAGGCCGGGCTGGTGCACGCACTGACCGCAAAATCAGATATGGCATTCTTGCTGACTCTGTTCGGCGCATAGCAGGTTGGTTTGGTGTGTCGTGATTTTAGGGTTTTGGTCTTTCGGGATTTGAGGGTTGGAAGACAACTGTTTAATACATAAGCCAAGTCTCCAACCCAACCCGGAAATTCCGAAATCGCCTGAACCGCCAACTGTCAACTGCCGACCGCCAACCTAAACTAAGGCACAATCAAACTCAAAGCCTTAGGCACAACTTCTATATCCACGCCACTCTCACCGTGCAAGTCGCCATCAAGCTGCATCCGCACGCTCGGCTCGGATTCAACCCGCACTTTAGCCGCTCTGAAATACGATGTGCTGGGGTGGGCGATGGTGCCCTGAAATATAGTGTCCAGAGCTTGGCCTACCAGGTTGATAGCTGTCAGCGCTCCAGCTTCAAATACCATAATATCCAGCAGGCCGTCGTCAAAGATTGCCTGCCGGGCGATCTTGAAATTGTAGGCGTAGGTGCCGCAGTTGGCTGCTATTACAGCGTATGCCTCGGTCTCATATACCGATTTATCGTTGAAAGTAAGGCGAAACCGCGCTGGGGTGAACTTAACAAGCTGCTCTATGATCGCCGGGGCATAGGCCATGGTGCCGAATACGTCCTTCACTTTGGGCGAGACAGAGTCGATAACCGCCGCATCGAACCCGAGCCCGGCCATCAGTATGAATCGCCTGGTGTTTGTCTTGGCTACATCCACCCTTCGAGTCTTACCTCTGCGGATGATCTCAAGGGCTTTCTCGGTGTTGTGAATAGGGATGCCGAGATCGTGAGCGAGGACATTACCTGTACCCAGAGGCACGATTCCAAGTGGAATGCCTATATCGCCTATGCCGTTTATGACCTGATTGATCGTGCCGTCACCGCCCGCAGCTATGATGAGGTCGTAGCCGTCATGCGCGGCTTTCTGAGCGGTTTCGGCTGCATCATCAGGCCCTGAGGTGATCACAGTGCGCATATGAGCGGCTGCTGATGCATAATCCAGCAGTTTTCTCTTCTCTCTTGCCGCTTTTCCCTGACCTGATATGGGATTGATAATGAGCAGTGAGCGCATGATTACACCTCTATAGGGCGCAGATCACTTGGGGGAGGGCGAGGCTCCCGTCGAGCTTTCTTCAGGTGATAAAATAACCTTACGATTAACTACCCGCAGCCTGCCCTGAGCAAACAGTGAGACCGCATAGGCGTAGGTCTCGTGCTCTTTTTCGAGCACACGGGCCGCGACTGTATCCGGGGTATCGTCCTGCTCAACGGGGACGACTGTCTGCGCGATTATCGGCCCTGAGTCGTAGTCTTCGTCCACGAAATGCACCGTTACGCCGGTGTACTTCACTCCGCGCGCGATCACTGCTTCATGGACGTGATGCCCATACATTCCCTTGCCGCAGAATGATGGTATCAGAGCCGGATGGACGTTCATAATTGCGTTTCTATAGGTGTCGATTATGTTCTGACCCAGAATGCGCATATACCCGGCAAGGCAGATCAGGTCGATCCTGTTTTCTTGCAGAGTCTTGAGGACGGCATCGTCGTAATCCTGCGTATTCTCAAAGCCCTTTGGCGAGATTGAGACTGTCTTGACGGACTGGCTGCGAGCGCGCTCCATGGCGGGGGCATCGTTTTTTACACCGATCACGACCGCAACCTCGCCGTCGATTTGACCGGATGCGCATGCGTCGATGATCGCTTGCATATTGCTCCCGCGCCCTGCGCCCGAGACCATCACTGCAATGCGTGTCATATCACATTGACCTCTCGGCCGCCCCTGTAGACCTTACCGATTATCCAGGCGGTCTCACCCATCTCTTCCATCTGTCGGACAACTTCAATTCCGTGTTCTTTCGGTACGATCAGCACCATCCCGACGCCCATGTTGAACGTTCGGTGCATCTCCATCGGCTCGATTCCGCCTTTGTCCCCAATAAGCTGGAAGATCGGTGGGACGACCCATGCGCGGCGCTCGATACTCACCTGGCAGTCGCTCGGAAGTACGCGCGGGATATTTCCATAGAACCCGCCGCCTGTTATATGGACCATCGCATGCACCGGATGGTTTGCCATTATAGCCGATACGGGCTTGAGATAGCACTTGTGCGGGGCGAGCAGCACATCACCCAGGGTCGCGCCGATCTCGGGAGTATATTGGTCTACCTTATAGTCATTATCTTCAAAGAGAATCTTGCGAATCAGAGAGTAGCCGTTGGTATGCGGGCCAGAGGACGCCAACCCTATGAGCACATCACCCGGCTGGACTCTCGAGCCGTCAATAACATTTGCCCGGTCCACTATTCCGACGATGCACCCTGCGATATCGAACTCACCCGGCACATATACGCCCGGCATTTCGGCAGTCTCGCCGCCGATCAGCACGCACCCGGCTTCACGGCAGGCGTCCGACATGCCCTTGACTACCTGCTCGACTATCTTCGGGTCAAGCTTGCTTGTGGCGAAGTAATCCAAAAAGAGCATCGGCTTGGCGCCCTGGACGAGTATGTCATTGATGCAGTGGTTTACAATGTCCTGGCCCACCGTATCGTATTTGTCCATCATAGCGGCGATCTTGACTTTGGTGCCTACGCCGTCGATGCTCGATACTAACACGGGTTCGGCCATGGAGGTTGTGTCGAGCCGGAACATTCCACCGAACGTGCCGATGTTGGTGAGCACGTTCTCGTTATAGGTCGATTGCACGTATTCCTTCATCCGAAAGACGGCTTCTTCGCCTGCTTCTATATCCACACCTGCTGCTTTGTAGGTTGCGCTTCCGTCGGCCATAAATAATCCTCCTTATCTTGATCTTGATCGTTGGGGATTTGAATCCCCGCGCATGAATGTAGGACTTTAGTCCTTGAGTCTTGTGCTATCTGACTAAATGCAAGGGATTAAAATCCCTGATACAGTAGTCCGGGATTCAAATCCCGGACCATCGAACATTATCCTGATTTTGATCGTCGGGGATTTTAATCCCCGATGCACGTATGTAGGACTTTAGTCCTTGAGTCCTGTGCTATCTGACTAAATACAAGGGATTAAAATCCCTGATACAGTAGTCCGGGATTCAAATCCCGGACCATCGCAGTTTTCTCTGCGGGCACGATCAGATATCGCGCCCGAACGGAGCACCCGAACGGATGAGAAATACTCAATACAAAATATCAAATACTAAATCATAGGGCTGGCGTTTTTTCAAATACAAACTTGCTCATCTTAGCCTCTTTCGAGACATCTACGGGATACTTGCCGTCAAGGCATGCGCAGCAGAGTTTGTCTTTCTTTACGCCTATTGCCCGCACAAGCCCCGGAAGACTTAGATATCCCAGGCTGTCTGCGCCGATATGTTTTCTGATCTGTTCAATGGAGAGCCTTGAGGCGATTAGCTCGTCCTGGTTTGCCGTGTCGATCCCATAGAAACATGGGTATTTGATCGGCGGGCATGCGATGCGTACATGCACCTCGACTGCACCGGCCTCGCGTATCATCTTGATAGTAGGGGCGCTGGTTGTGCCGCGAACAATCGTATCTTCCACCATAACCACACGCCTGCCGGCAAGCGTCTCTTTAAGCGGCGAAAGTTTCATTCTAACGCCCATCTCGCGCATGCGCTGGTCCGGCTGGATAAATGTTCGGTGAATGTATCGGTTCTTGATTACGCCTTCTGCGTAGGGGATTCTGGATGCTTCAGCAAGACCGATTGCTGCGGGGATTCCCGTGTCCGGGATAGGAAATACGATGTGCGCGCCGGGGCAGGGATGCTCTTTTGCAAGCTCATGGCCCATCCTCCTGCGGGCTTCGTGCATCGTCCGGTTATACATGCGGCTGTCCGGCCTGGCAAAGTAGACATATTCGAATATGCACAGCGCGCGGCCTTCAACCGGGATCGCCTGATATTCGGCAAGACCGTTCTCATCTATGACAATCAACTCACCCGGTTCGACCTCGCGGACGAACTGTGCGCCTATAGTGTTGAATGCGCACGTTTCTGATGCGACTACATAGTGCGATCCGTTCAGCCGTCCAATGCTCAGAGGCCGTATTCCGAACGGGTCTCTAAAAGCTATCAACTTATCTTTAGTGAGCACTACCACAGCATATGCGCCGCGTATCTTGCTCATGGCATATTTGATTGCGTCTTCTATCGTGCTTGCGCCGGATGTTGCGATGAGCTTGAGGATAACCTCGCTGTCATTGGTGGTCTCGAGTTTTATACCCGATGCCTCCAGTTCATCTCGCAGAGGACCCGCATTCACCAGGTCGCCATTATGCGCAAGAGCTATGGTGCCGAAGTCACATTCACAGAGCATCGGCTGTACGTTGCGTAATACGCTCGATCCGGTTGTGGAGTAGCGGGTATGGGCAATTGCAATGTGCCCTTTGAGCGCGGTGAGAGCTTCTTCGTGGAAGACCTGGGTAACAAGACCCATATCGCGGTGCATGCGGATACACTTGCCGTCAGATGCAGCTATCCCCGCGCTCTCCTGACCGCGGTGCTGCAGTGAGAAAATGCCGAAGAATGCAAGCCTTGCTACATCCTCACCGCCGCTGCAAATTCCAAATACTCCGCATTCTTCCGCAATCTCGGGCCTGTCTATGTAGATCATCGTACTTCCTTTGATCGAGCTATGATAGGTGATAGGTGTTGGGTGATGGGTATTAGGGAAGGAAAGCCGACACCTAACACCTAATACCCGTCACCTGATTTCAGCTTTCCATCTTTTTGCCGATAACCGAGCGCCAACGCGATTCCATCTCGCCCGCACATGCATCGACTATCGAATTATTGTTGACAGCGATCTTGAGCGATTTACCGCCGACCTTGCCTATAACGGTGCACTCGACTTCCAGACTTTTAGCGATCTTGGTAAGGTCTTCCAACTTGCCAGCCTGAAGCGAAACCACTACTCTCGACTGAGTCTCGGCAAACAGCGCTTCCGATGGTTTACAATCTGTCTGCAGGGAAATGTCAGCCCCTACCTTACCCATTATACACGATTCAGCCAGGGTAATCGCAAGGCCGCCATCCGAACAGTCGTGCGCAGAACTCAAAAGTCCTCTGCCTATTGCCCTGATAAGCGTTTCATGGACTTTTTTCTCGCGTTCCATATCGAGCTTCGGAGGCCTGCCCACAGCTAGTCCATGGATGGTGTTCAAATACTCACTTGCACCCAGCGATTCGCTCTCACATGTATTCGATATCAAAGCGATTACATCACCATCATTCTTGAACTCGGACGTGCAGCGCTTCTGGACATCGTCTATCAAGCCAAGCAGCCCGATAACAGGGGTAGGGTAGATCGCCATTTCCGGTGTCTCATTATAGAAGCTGACATTACCGCTTACTACCGGCGCGCCGAAGAAATCGCATGCATCCGCCAGACCCTTTACTGCTCGCTCAAACTGCCAGAAAGCCTCAGGCTTTTCGGGGTTGCCGAAGTTGAGACAGTCCGTAGCGCCTATTGGTCTTGCGCCTGAGCATGCCAGGTTTCGTGCCGCCTCGGCTACTGCTATCTGCGCGCCCATGTACGGGTCGAGATAGACATATCGTCCATTACAGTCAGTCGTTACAGCTATGCCTTTTGGAGTCTCTCTGATCCTGAGCACTGCTGCGTCCGATCCGGGCAATATGGCGGTGTTTGTCTGGACCATATGGTCATACTGCTGATAGACCCACTCTTTACTGGAGATAGACGGCGATTCGATCAGTTTGAAGAGCGCCTCGGTGTAATCTTGCGGCTCCGGGATATTCGAGAGGTCGTAATTCTGAGCGTCCTTCAGGTAGGCAGGCTCTTCGGCTTTGAGATAATAGGTCGGGGCCTCATCCGCGAGAGACTTCGCGGGGACCTGCGCTACCAGCTCGCCATTGTCATATACATGGACCAGACCGTCGCCAGTGACTTCACCGACCACGACCGCATTTAGCCCCCACTTCTTGAAGATCGCCATGACGTCGTTCTCATGGCCTTTCTTCACAATCGCCAGCATGCGCTCCTGTGATTCACTGAGCATGATCTCATACGCGCTCATGCCGGTCTCGCGCAGAGGCACTTTGCGGACATCTATTGTCATACCGGTGTCGGCCTTGGCGCTGGTCTCACATGTCGAGCAGGTGATCCCAGCAGCGCCCATATCCTGGATTCCGGTTATGTAGCCCGTTTTGAGAGCTTCGAGAGTAGCCTCGATAAGCAGCTTTTCGGTGAACGGGTCGCCCATCTGCACATTGGACTTCCGGCTCTCGGACTCTTCAGTAAGCTCGACCGATGCAAACGTTGCGCCGTGAATGCCGTCTCGTCCTGTTCGCGATCCGACAATGAGCACAGGGTTTCCGACTCCCTCAGCGCGGGCATAAGCTACATCTTCATGCTTCATAATGCCGACTGCCATCGCGTTAAGCAGTGGATTGCCCGCATAAGAGTCCTCGAAGTAGACCTCGCCGCCGACTGTCGGCACGCCTACGCAGTTGCCGTAGAACGCTATCCCGCCGACTACATGCTCGAATAGATAGCGAGTTCGCGCATCATCGAGGCTGCCGAACCGCAGTGAGTTCAGAGATGCGATTGGCCGAGCACCCATGGTGAAGATATCGCGCAAAATTCCGCCGACGCCTGTCGCAGCGCCCTGGAACGGCTCGACCGCCGATGGGTGGTTGTGGCTTTCGATCTTAAAGCACACACCATATCCGCCGCCGATATCTATAATCCCTGCATTTTCAAGACCCGCGCCGTCGATAGCCTCTTTATATTTGCTGAAGTATCGCAGGATCGGGCGAGAATATTTGTAGCCGCAGTGCTCGCTCCACATAACCGCATACATTCCGACTTCGGTATATGTCGGATGCCGCCCGAGCACTTTGGTTATTTTTCCGTATTCTTCATCATTAAGCCCCATCTCACGGTAGACGGACGGCTCAATTGGTTTTGTGTTTGTTATAGGCATTTTTACCTCTGTTCCGCTGCAATTCCCCCTCTCCCATAGGGTGGGCCGGGGTGAGGAGTCAACTCTTCGCAGCCAGGCTGCGCCCTCACCCTAACCCTCTCCCCCAGGAGAGGGAATGAGTCTGTTCTTATGACAAGCGTTCCACTATAGATTGTAAAATCAGCTTCCCGTCATCGCTTCCCAGAATGCTCTCGACTGCGCGCTCGGGGTGGGGCATCATACCCGCGACATTGCCCTTCTCGTTGATGATCCCGGCGATGTTGTTGATCGATCCGTTAGGGTTAGCCTCTGCAGTGACATTTCCGGCCTCATCGCAATAGCGCAGGATGACCTGATTGTTGTCCTCGATCTTCTTAATGGTCTCGGGGTCGGCGTAATAATTGCCGCCATGATGGGCGATAGGGATCGAGAGGACCTGCCCATCGGTGCAAAGGTTGGTAAAGTCCGTCTTATTGTTCGCTACGCGCACATTGACGTATTTGCAGATAAAGCGCAGGCCGTTGTTGGAGATCAGAGCGCCGGGGAGCAGGCCCGATTCGCACAGTATCTGGAACCCGTTGCAGATTCCGATCAATCGTCCGCCTTTGGCCGCATGCTCGCTCACGGCATTCATGACGGGGCTGAACTTCGCCACTGCGCCGGTGCGCAGATAATCGCCGTATGAGAACCCGCCGGGCAGGATAATGCAATCATACCCGTCGAGGTCCGTTTCCTGATGCCAGATGTATTCCACCGGCTGTTTCAGGACGTCGCGCACGGCGAAATACGCGTCCTGATCGCAGTTGGACCCGGGGAATATGACTACTCCGAATTTCATATGTTTTCTGCCTTTATTTAGTCTGTTGTAGGGGTTAAGCAT belongs to Armatimonadota bacterium and includes:
- a CDS encoding M48 family metallopeptidase, producing the protein MYEQISGNIWRSRILIIAFIILIGAIGYGFYLAYGSPMALFLAVAFAFATSIGSYYYSDKIVIASTRAMEATKEEFPHYVNVVEGLALAAGLPVPKTYVMDDPAPNAFATGRDPEHGVICVTTGLLNTMDRVELEGVLAHEMSHIKNYDIRFMALVAVLVGAVAMMAHWFWWTGRFGFGSRDRDDEGGQAQIIFYFIGILLAILAPIAAALVQAMISRRREYLADASGAMLTRYPDGLASALEKIANDPNVLGAANKATAHLFIANPFKGIGSLFSFDTHPPIEDRIARLRAM
- a CDS encoding cupin domain-containing protein — protein: MERIKHLNDLIEFPSEGILSKTIHESTSGEADLFMLPKGGKISGHTSSRDAAVMILKGEGEFMLGEEWHSVNAGDWFFMEAGLVHALTAKSDMAFLLTLFGA
- a CDS encoding diacylglycerol kinase family protein, which codes for MRSLLIINPISGQGKAAREKRKLLDYASAAAHMRTVITSGPDDAAETAQKAAHDGYDLIIAAGGDGTINQVINGIGDIGIPLGIVPLGTGNVLAHDLGIPIHNTEKALEIIRRGKTRRVDVAKTNTRRFILMAGLGFDAAVIDSVSPKVKDVFGTMAYAPAIIEQLVKFTPARFRLTFNDKSVYETEAYAVIAANCGTYAYNFKIARQAIFDDGLLDIMVFEAGALTAINLVGQALDTIFQGTIAHPSTSYFRAAKVRVESEPSVRMQLDGDLHGESGVDIEVVPKALSLIVP
- the purN gene encoding phosphoribosylglycinamide formyltransferase codes for the protein MTRIAVMVSGAGRGSNMQAIIDACASGQIDGEVAVVIGVKNDAPAMERARSQSVKTVSISPKGFENTQDYDDAVLKTLQENRIDLICLAGYMRILGQNIIDTYRNAIMNVHPALIPSFCGKGMYGHHVHEAVIARGVKYTGVTVHFVDEDYDSGPIIAQTVVPVEQDDTPDTVAARVLEKEHETYAYAVSLFAQGRLRVVNRKVILSPEESSTGASPSPK
- the purM gene encoding phosphoribosylformylglycinamidine cyclo-ligase, which gives rise to MADGSATYKAAGVDIEAGEEAVFRMKEYVQSTYNENVLTNIGTFGGMFRLDTTSMAEPVLVSSIDGVGTKVKIAAMMDKYDTVGQDIVNHCINDILVQGAKPMLFLDYFATSKLDPKIVEQVVKGMSDACREAGCVLIGGETAEMPGVYVPGEFDIAGCIVGIVDRANVIDGSRVQPGDVLIGLASSGPHTNGYSLIRKILFEDNDYKVDQYTPEIGATLGDVLLAPHKCYLKPVSAIMANHPVHAMVHITGGGFYGNIPRVLPSDCQVSIERRAWVVPPIFQLIGDKGGIEPMEMHRTFNMGVGMVLIVPKEHGIEVVRQMEEMGETAWIIGKVYRGGREVNVI
- the purF gene encoding amidophosphoribosyltransferase, which translates into the protein MIYIDRPEIAEECGVFGICSGGEDVARLAFFGIFSLQHRGQESAGIAASDGKCIRMHRDMGLVTQVFHEEALTALKGHIAIAHTRYSTTGSSVLRNVQPMLCECDFGTIALAHNGDLVNAGPLRDELEASGIKLETTNDSEVILKLIATSGASTIEDAIKYAMSKIRGAYAVVVLTKDKLIAFRDPFGIRPLSIGRLNGSHYVVASETCAFNTIGAQFVREVEPGELIVIDENGLAEYQAIPVEGRALCIFEYVYFARPDSRMYNRTMHEARRRMGHELAKEHPCPGAHIVFPIPDTGIPAAIGLAEASRIPYAEGVIKNRYIHRTFIQPDQRMREMGVRMKLSPLKETLAGRRVVMVEDTIVRGTTSAPTIKMIREAGAVEVHVRIACPPIKYPCFYGIDTANQDELIASRLSIEQIRKHIGADSLGYLSLPGLVRAIGVKKDKLCCACLDGKYPVDVSKEAKMSKFVFEKTPAL
- the purL gene encoding phosphoribosylformylglycinamidine synthase subunit PurL, which translates into the protein MPITNTKPIEPSVYREMGLNDEEYGKITKVLGRHPTYTEVGMYAVMWSEHCGYKYSRPILRYFSKYKEAIDGAGLENAGIIDIGGGYGVCFKIESHNHPSAVEPFQGAATGVGGILRDIFTMGARPIASLNSLRFGSLDDARTRYLFEHVVGGIAFYGNCVGVPTVGGEVYFEDSYAGNPLLNAMAVGIMKHEDVAYARAEGVGNPVLIVGSRTGRDGIHGATFASVELTEESESRKSNVQMGDPFTEKLLIEATLEALKTGYITGIQDMGAAGITCSTCETSAKADTGMTIDVRKVPLRETGMSAYEIMLSESQERMLAIVKKGHENDVMAIFKKWGLNAVVVGEVTGDGLVHVYDNGELVAQVPAKSLADEAPTYYLKAEEPAYLKDAQNYDLSNIPEPQDYTEALFKLIESPSISSKEWVYQQYDHMVQTNTAILPGSDAAVLRIRETPKGIAVTTDCNGRYVYLDPYMGAQIAVAEAARNLACSGARPIGATDCLNFGNPEKPEAFWQFERAVKGLADACDFFGAPVVSGNVSFYNETPEMAIYPTPVIGLLGLIDDVQKRCTSEFKNDGDVIALISNTCESESLGASEYLNTIHGLAVGRPPKLDMEREKKVHETLIRAIGRGLLSSAHDCSDGGLAITLAESCIMGKVGADISLQTDCKPSEALFAETQSRVVVSLQAGKLEDLTKIAKSLEVECTVIGKVGGKSLKIAVNNNSIVDACAGEMESRWRSVIGKKMES
- the purQ gene encoding phosphoribosylformylglycinamidine synthase subunit PurQ, encoding MKFGVVIFPGSNCDQDAYFAVRDVLKQPVEYIWHQETDLDGYDCIILPGGFSYGDYLRTGAVAKFSPVMNAVSEHAAKGGRLIGICNGFQILCESGLLPGALISNNGLRFICKYVNVRVANNKTDFTNLCTDGQVLSIPIAHHGGNYYADPETIKKIEDNNQVILRYCDEAGNVTAEANPNGSINNIAGIINEKGNVAGMMPHPERAVESILGSDDGKLILQSIVERLS